Proteins encoded in a region of the Mycolicibacterium chitae genome:
- a CDS encoding acyl-CoA dehydrogenase family protein yields MSEALAGGVFAANAAGSADEHAELRRLVDDIGRRSFEARIGQRSLPEAFDAEAWAALEDTGLSRLTSTPDLEAGPTEAAIVLRGLARHAVAAPIAETDVLAGWLAAAAGLPVPEAGPLTVAIADADGSARDVAWPRVCAAVVLVARADDGVRVSIARPEDLDLVEGRNLAGEPRATVRFAASADAVRCGAEVADELARRGAWARCVQVLGALDAAAEMTVAHTRERQQFGRALSKFQAVQHALAQMAGEIERGRAATTLAVAAAADHGFDSPQADYAVTLAKVVLGRVVPEVTTTAHQLHGAIGVTLEHSLWSATLRAHSWIGEFGSTGRHARRLGRRALDAGARGDDGALWDALTWAR; encoded by the coding sequence ATGAGCGAGGCTTTGGCGGGCGGCGTGTTCGCCGCGAATGCGGCCGGATCCGCCGACGAGCACGCCGAACTGCGGCGGTTGGTCGACGACATCGGCCGCCGGTCTTTCGAGGCCCGGATCGGCCAGCGGTCCCTGCCGGAGGCGTTCGACGCCGAGGCCTGGGCCGCGCTGGAGGACACCGGCCTGAGCCGGCTGACCAGCACGCCCGACCTGGAGGCCGGGCCCACCGAGGCGGCGATCGTGCTGCGCGGACTGGCCCGCCACGCGGTGGCCGCGCCGATCGCCGAGACCGATGTGCTGGCCGGGTGGCTGGCGGCGGCGGCGGGACTGCCGGTGCCCGAGGCCGGTCCGCTGACCGTGGCGATCGCCGACGCCGACGGGTCCGCGCGGGACGTGGCGTGGCCGCGGGTGTGCGCGGCGGTGGTGCTGGTGGCCCGCGCCGACGACGGGGTGCGGGTGTCGATCGCGCGGCCCGAGGACCTGGACCTCGTCGAGGGCCGCAACCTGGCCGGCGAACCCCGCGCGACCGTGCGCTTCGCGGCGTCGGCCGACGCGGTGCGCTGCGGTGCCGAGGTCGCCGACGAACTGGCCCGCCGCGGCGCCTGGGCGCGCTGCGTGCAGGTGCTCGGGGCGCTGGACGCCGCGGCGGAGATGACGGTGGCCCACACCCGGGAGCGGCAGCAGTTCGGCCGGGCGCTGAGCAAGTTCCAGGCCGTCCAGCATGCGCTGGCCCAGATGGCCGGTGAGATCGAACGCGGCCGGGCCGCAACCACTTTGGCGGTCGCGGCCGCCGCCGACCACGGCTTCGACAGCCCGCAGGCCGACTACGCCGTGACCCTGGCCAAGGTGGTGCTGGGCCGCGTCGTACCGGAGGTCACCACCACCGCGCATCAACTGCACGGCGCCATCGGCGTGACCCTCGAGCATTCGCTGTGGTCGGCGACCTTGCGGGCGCACAGTTGGATCGGCGAGTTCGGCAGCACCGGCCGGCACGCGCGTCGCCTCGGCCGGCGGGCGCTGGACGCGGGCGCCCGCGGCGACGACGGTGCGCTGTGGGACGCGCTGACCTGGGCGCGCTAG
- a CDS encoding crotonase/enoyl-CoA hydratase family protein: MSGVSDESNEPAVLVEQRDRILVITINRPKAKNAVNLAVSQGLADAMDRLDEDPGLSVGVLTGAGGSFCAGMDLKAFARGERCDIEGRGLGFTESPPAKPLIAAVEGYALAGGTEVALATDLIVAARDSAFGIPEVKRGLVAGGGGLLRLPQRIPYAIAMELALTGDNLSAERAHELGLVSVLAEPGGALDAAIALAGKITANGPLAVAATKKIIVEARYWGPEEQWAEQMKILGPVFMSKDAQEGAVAFAEKRAPKWTGT, from the coding sequence ATGTCGGGTGTGAGCGACGAATCGAACGAACCCGCAGTCCTGGTCGAACAGCGCGACCGGATCCTGGTCATCACCATCAACCGGCCCAAGGCCAAGAACGCCGTCAACCTCGCCGTCAGCCAGGGGTTGGCCGACGCGATGGACCGGCTCGACGAGGACCCCGGCCTGTCGGTCGGCGTGCTCACCGGTGCGGGTGGGTCGTTCTGCGCGGGTATGGACCTCAAGGCGTTCGCCCGCGGCGAGCGCTGCGACATCGAGGGCCGCGGCCTGGGCTTCACCGAGTCCCCGCCGGCCAAGCCGCTGATCGCCGCGGTCGAGGGGTACGCGTTGGCCGGTGGCACCGAGGTGGCGTTGGCGACGGATCTGATTGTCGCGGCGCGTGATTCGGCGTTCGGCATCCCCGAGGTCAAGCGCGGTCTGGTGGCCGGCGGCGGCGGGCTGCTGCGCCTGCCCCAGCGCATTCCGTACGCCATCGCGATGGAACTCGCGCTGACCGGCGACAACCTGTCCGCCGAGCGGGCCCACGAGTTGGGTCTGGTCAGCGTGCTGGCCGAGCCGGGCGGCGCGCTCGACGCCGCGATCGCGCTGGCCGGGAAGATCACCGCCAACGGTCCGCTGGCCGTCGCGGCAACCAAGAAGATCATCGTCGAGGCGCGCTACTGGGGACCCGAGGAGCAGTGGGCCGAACAGATGAAGATCCTGGGCCCGGTGTTCATGTCCAAGGATGCCCAGGAGGGTGCCGTCGCCTTCGCCGAGAAGCGCGCCCCCAAGTGGACGGGCACCTGA
- a CDS encoding arylamine N-acetyltransferase family protein, which yields MVTQTLRSQPALDVAAYLARIGHAGSVEPTLATLHGLVTAHLTHIPFENLDPLMGIPVADLSAEALGAKMVQRARGGYCFEQNGLLAYALEELGYAVESLTARVVWMRPEGLDAPTTPLTHQLLVVRVPGDPRRFLVDVGFGGQTLTAPIEFVPGLVQQTPNEPYRIGVRGDEYFLETLIGDVWQPVYIFADSPRPAIDLQVGSWYVSTHPASIFVVGLTASMIIDGARWNLRGRHLAIHRPGEPGERVRFENASQVLALLMNTYGLDVGGIGDVHQRITEVLDS from the coding sequence ATGGTCACCCAGACGCTCCGGTCGCAGCCCGCGCTCGACGTCGCTGCCTACCTGGCGAGGATCGGTCACGCCGGGTCGGTCGAACCCACCCTGGCGACGCTGCACGGGCTGGTCACGGCGCATCTGACGCACATCCCGTTCGAGAACCTGGACCCGCTGATGGGCATCCCGGTCGCCGACCTGAGCGCCGAGGCGTTGGGCGCCAAGATGGTGCAGCGCGCCCGGGGCGGGTACTGCTTCGAGCAGAACGGTCTGCTGGCTTACGCGCTCGAGGAGCTCGGCTACGCCGTCGAGTCGTTGACCGCGCGGGTGGTCTGGATGCGCCCCGAGGGTCTGGACGCGCCGACGACGCCGCTGACCCATCAGCTGCTGGTGGTCCGCGTGCCCGGGGATCCGCGGCGCTTTTTGGTCGACGTCGGATTCGGCGGGCAGACGCTGACCGCGCCCATCGAGTTCGTCCCGGGGTTGGTGCAGCAGACGCCCAACGAGCCCTACCGCATCGGTGTGCGCGGCGACGAGTACTTCCTGGAGACGTTGATCGGCGACGTCTGGCAGCCGGTGTACATCTTCGCCGACAGCCCGCGGCCCGCGATCGACCTGCAGGTCGGAAGTTGGTATGTGTCAACGCATCCGGCGTCGATCTTCGTCGTCGGTCTGACCGCCTCGATGATCATCGACGGTGCACGCTGGAATCTGCGGGGCCGCCACCTCGCGATCCACCGGCCCGGGGAACCAGGAGAGCGGGTGCGTTTCGAGAACGCCTCGCAGGTGCTCGCGCTGCTGATGAACACCTACGGTCTGGACGTCGGCGGTATCGGCGACGTGCACCAGCGGATCACCGAGGTGCTCGACTCCTGA
- a CDS encoding WS/DGAT/MGAT family O-acyltransferase: MKRLTGWDAFLLYSEAPNVHMHTLKIAIVELSAIGDRTFGVDEFRRVIEGRLHKLEPLRYQLVDIPFKFHHPMWRENVEVDLDYHIRPLTLPAPGGRRELDDAIAEIASTPLDRTRPLWEMYYVEGLEGKRIAVVNKIHHALADGVAAANLLARGMDLQAGPVDEGALYETDPPPTKSELVRTAFRDHFRHMAQVPSTIAYTVAGINRVRRSTRRLAPDLTRPFTPPPSFMNHVLTPERRFATASLALADIKETKTALGVSINDLVLALSAGALRKLSLHYDGHAEHPLLASVPVSFDFSSERISGNYFTGVMMPVPIHLADPLERVRQAHADAILAKESNHLIGPELVSRWSNYMPPVAMEAAFKRLSAIDGQNKVLNLNISNVPGPRERGRVGGALVTELYSVGPITAASGVNITVWSYVDQLNISVLTDCDSVDDAHEVTSAMVAELVEIRRAAGLSEQLTAVENALAPAG; encoded by the coding sequence ATGAAGAGACTCACCGGGTGGGACGCCTTCCTGCTGTACTCCGAGGCGCCGAACGTGCACATGCACACCCTCAAGATCGCGATCGTCGAGTTGAGTGCCATCGGCGACCGCACCTTCGGGGTCGACGAGTTCCGGCGCGTCATCGAGGGCCGACTGCACAAGCTCGAGCCGCTGCGCTATCAGCTGGTGGACATCCCGTTCAAGTTCCACCACCCGATGTGGCGGGAGAACGTCGAGGTCGACCTCGACTATCACATCCGGCCGCTGACGCTGCCCGCGCCGGGCGGCCGACGGGAACTCGACGACGCCATCGCCGAGATCGCGAGCACCCCGCTGGACCGCACGCGGCCGCTGTGGGAGATGTATTACGTCGAGGGGCTCGAGGGCAAGCGGATCGCCGTCGTCAATAAGATCCATCACGCGCTGGCCGACGGGGTCGCGGCGGCCAACCTACTGGCCCGCGGCATGGACCTGCAGGCCGGCCCGGTCGACGAGGGCGCGCTGTATGAAACCGACCCGCCGCCAACGAAATCCGAGCTGGTGCGCACGGCGTTCCGAGATCACTTCCGGCACATGGCCCAGGTCCCCTCGACCATCGCCTACACCGTCGCGGGCATCAACCGGGTGCGCCGCAGCACGCGGCGCCTGGCGCCGGATCTGACCCGGCCGTTCACCCCGCCGCCGAGCTTCATGAACCACGTGCTGACTCCCGAGCGCCGGTTCGCGACGGCCTCGCTGGCGCTGGCCGACATCAAGGAGACCAAGACGGCGCTGGGCGTCTCGATCAACGATCTGGTGCTGGCGCTGTCCGCCGGTGCGCTGCGCAAACTTTCGCTGCACTACGACGGGCACGCCGAACACCCGCTGCTGGCCTCGGTGCCGGTGAGCTTCGACTTCTCCTCGGAGCGGATCTCGGGGAACTACTTCACCGGGGTCATGATGCCCGTGCCGATCCACCTCGCAGATCCGCTGGAGCGGGTCCGGCAGGCCCACGCCGATGCGATCCTGGCCAAGGAGAGCAACCACCTGATCGGGCCGGAGCTGGTCAGCCGCTGGTCGAACTACATGCCGCCGGTTGCCATGGAGGCGGCCTTCAAGCGGCTGTCCGCCATCGACGGGCAGAACAAGGTCCTCAACCTCAACATCTCCAATGTCCCGGGCCCGCGTGAGCGCGGCCGGGTGGGCGGCGCGCTGGTCACCGAGCTCTACAGCGTGGGTCCGATCACCGCGGCCAGCGGCGTCAACATCACCGTGTGGAGCTACGTCGACCAGCTCAACATCTCGGTGCTGACCGACTGCGACTCGGTGGACGACGCCCACGAGGTCACCTCGGCCATGGTCGCGGAACTGGTCGAGATCCGCCGCGCCGCAGGACTTTCCGAACAGCTGACCGCCGTCGAGAACGCGCTGGCCCCGGCCGGCTAG
- a CDS encoding helix-turn-helix domain-containing protein, protein MSAEPSSPPPGRDRLRELLDSVVPGDGAAGVEDMARNSYVSEFHFSREVRRLTGEPPAALRRRIMLERAAWRLGRGEGVAAVAADEGWSSPEVFSRAFRRSFGIPPSAVPATGRGFRLPAPNGLHFHPPQSLWIDGEAGEQHTAGVTRLMIAHDLADTEHLLKRAAELTEAQWVQHVSPGQVVLDWDGPEPSVAAVLGAIVWTKEVWLASIEGRDYPPRTPTDPASSDPRTLAAHHDIVAARWSAMVVEVTEQGRLADTVIDALCDPPESFQLFGIVAHVLTYAAHRRELARAMLARLGVPAGRGDPLDWMRGTD, encoded by the coding sequence GTGAGCGCCGAACCCTCGTCACCGCCGCCGGGCCGCGACCGGTTGCGGGAACTGCTCGATTCGGTGGTGCCCGGCGACGGGGCGGCCGGCGTCGAGGACATGGCCCGCAACTCCTACGTCTCGGAGTTCCACTTCTCCCGCGAGGTGCGCCGCCTGACCGGCGAGCCGCCCGCCGCGCTGCGCCGCCGGATCATGTTGGAGCGCGCGGCCTGGCGGCTGGGCCGCGGCGAGGGGGTCGCCGCCGTCGCCGCCGACGAGGGGTGGTCCTCCCCGGAGGTGTTCTCCCGGGCCTTCCGGCGCAGCTTCGGTATCCCGCCGTCGGCGGTCCCCGCGACGGGCCGCGGCTTCCGGCTGCCCGCACCCAACGGCCTGCACTTCCACCCGCCGCAGTCGCTGTGGATCGACGGCGAGGCGGGCGAGCAGCACACCGCCGGGGTGACCCGGCTGATGATCGCCCACGACCTCGCCGACACCGAGCACCTGCTGAAGCGTGCCGCCGAGCTCACCGAAGCGCAATGGGTGCAGCATGTTTCGCCGGGGCAGGTCGTGCTGGACTGGGACGGCCCGGAACCCAGCGTCGCCGCCGTGCTCGGCGCCATCGTCTGGACCAAGGAAGTGTGGCTGGCCAGCATCGAGGGCCGCGACTACCCACCGCGTACGCCCACCGACCCGGCATCCTCGGACCCGCGGACGTTGGCGGCCCACCACGACATCGTCGCCGCCCGGTGGTCGGCGATGGTCGTGGAGGTCACCGAGCAGGGCCGGCTCGCCGACACCGTGATCGACGCACTGTGCGACCCACCGGAGTCCTTCCAGCTGTTCGGGATCGTCGCGCACGTGCTCACCTATGCCGCGCACCGCCGGGAACTGGCTCGCGCGATGCTGGCCCGCCTCGGCGTGCCGGCCGGGCGCGGCGACCCGCTGGACTGGATGAGAGGAACCGACTGA
- a CDS encoding alpha/beta hydrolase, producing MSAAHIHPELRKLARVVPKAPIRAATLPLFRAASRLQKKFPARGVTVLTTSAGVEVRLHRPRTVGPPAPAMLWIHGGGYVLGTAAQDDVLCRKFARQLGITVAAPEYGLAPEHPYPHALEECYSALLWLASLPSVDPNRIVIAGGSAGGGLAAQLAFLARDRGEITPVAQHLVYPMLDDRSASGHNPGFRLWDHRSNVFGWDAYLADADPEQVVPARRTDLAGLPPAWIGVGTLDLFHDEDIEYAQRLNDAGVPAELDVVDGAFHGFDQIAEKTLVARDFFDRQCEFLRGRFTEKQPEASS from the coding sequence ATGAGCGCCGCGCATATCCACCCTGAGCTGCGCAAACTTGCCAGGGTGGTCCCGAAGGCCCCGATCCGGGCCGCCACGCTGCCGCTGTTCCGTGCCGCCTCCCGGCTGCAGAAGAAGTTCCCGGCCCGCGGCGTCACGGTGTTGACCACCAGCGCCGGCGTCGAGGTGCGCCTGCATCGCCCCCGCACCGTCGGTCCGCCCGCGCCGGCCATGCTGTGGATCCACGGCGGCGGCTACGTGCTGGGCACCGCCGCCCAGGACGACGTGCTGTGCCGCAAGTTCGCGCGCCAGCTCGGCATCACCGTCGCCGCCCCCGAGTACGGCCTGGCCCCCGAGCACCCCTACCCGCACGCGCTCGAGGAGTGCTACTCGGCGCTGCTGTGGCTGGCGTCGCTGCCCTCGGTCGACCCGAACCGCATCGTCATCGCCGGCGGCAGCGCGGGCGGCGGCCTGGCCGCGCAGCTGGCGTTCTTGGCCCGCGACCGCGGCGAGATCACGCCGGTGGCACAGCACCTGGTGTACCCGATGCTCGACGACCGCTCGGCCTCCGGGCACAACCCCGGCTTCCGGCTGTGGGATCACCGCAGCAACGTGTTCGGTTGGGACGCCTACCTCGCCGACGCCGACCCCGAACAGGTGGTCCCCGCCCGGCGCACCGACCTGGCGGGTCTGCCGCCGGCCTGGATCGGCGTCGGCACCCTCGACCTGTTCCACGACGAGGACATCGAGTACGCGCAACGGCTCAACGACGCCGGCGTGCCGGCCGAGCTCGACGTCGTCGACGGCGCCTTCCACGGCTTCGATCAGATCGCCGAGAAAACCTTGGTGGCACGGGATTTCTTCGACCGGCAGTGCGAGTTCCTGCGCGGTCGCTTCACCGAAAAACAACCGGAGGCAAGCTCGTGA
- a CDS encoding alpha/beta hydrolase: MANRSNRTLLRAAAELLNAGNGVRPLGRKGYGTIPAFAFGWPTSELAPLYLGGSALDALRRGLRGDFNSVKGRIALVLHSISWALLVLIARRNVASKPHFEEGLRDALGPDYQQVAATSDPAAGARRRAGVFGTGWSRRRYVTKTSTVRYGPYGGANLADIWRRADLPKDGKAPVLLQVPGGAWSIGMRRPQAYPLLSHLAERGWVCVSIAYRVSPRNTWPDHIVDVKRALAWVKENIAEYGGDPDFVAITGGSAGGHLTALAALTPGAPEFQPGFEDADTSVVAAVPVYGRYDWYSDEGAGRREFLGFLRRLVTKVDIRTHRQVYIDASPIDRVHPDAPPFFVLHGADDSIIPVPEGREFVEALREVSSDTVAYAEIPHAQHAFDFFGSPRGHYTAQAIERFLSWVQARRQEDS; encoded by the coding sequence ATGGCGAACCGCTCCAACCGCACCCTGCTGCGCGCCGCCGCCGAACTCCTCAACGCCGGCAACGGCGTGCGCCCGCTGGGCCGCAAGGGCTACGGCACCATTCCCGCCTTCGCGTTCGGCTGGCCCACCAGTGAGCTGGCCCCGCTGTACCTGGGCGGCTCGGCACTCGACGCGCTGCGTCGCGGCCTGCGCGGGGACTTCAACAGCGTCAAGGGCCGAATTGCCTTGGTACTGCACAGCATCAGCTGGGCGCTGCTGGTGCTCATCGCGCGCCGCAACGTGGCCTCCAAGCCGCACTTCGAGGAGGGGTTGCGCGACGCGCTGGGCCCCGATTACCAACAGGTGGCGGCCACCTCGGACCCCGCCGCCGGGGCCCGTCGCCGCGCCGGGGTGTTCGGCACGGGCTGGTCGCGGCGGCGCTACGTCACCAAAACCTCCACGGTGCGGTACGGCCCGTACGGTGGGGCCAACCTCGCCGACATCTGGCGCCGCGCCGACCTGCCCAAGGACGGCAAGGCACCGGTGCTGCTGCAGGTCCCCGGCGGCGCCTGGTCGATCGGCATGCGCCGGCCGCAGGCCTATCCGCTGCTCAGCCACCTGGCCGAACGCGGCTGGGTGTGCGTGTCGATCGCCTACCGGGTCAGCCCGCGCAACACCTGGCCGGACCACATCGTCGACGTCAAGCGCGCCCTGGCCTGGGTCAAGGAGAACATCGCCGAGTACGGCGGCGACCCCGACTTCGTCGCCATCACCGGCGGTTCGGCCGGCGGGCACCTGACCGCGCTGGCCGCGCTGACCCCGGGGGCCCCGGAATTCCAGCCGGGTTTCGAGGACGCCGACACCTCCGTGGTCGCCGCGGTCCCGGTGTACGGCCGCTACGACTGGTACAGCGACGAGGGCGCCGGACGCCGCGAATTCCTCGGGTTCCTGCGCCGGCTGGTCACCAAGGTGGACATCCGGACCCACCGCCAGGTCTACATCGACGCCTCCCCCATCGATCGCGTACACCCCGATGCCCCACCGTTTTTCGTGTTGCACGGCGCCGACGACTCGATCATCCCGGTGCCGGAGGGCCGCGAGTTCGTCGAGGCGCTGCGCGAGGTGTCGTCGGACACCGTCGCCTACGCGGAAATCCCGCACGCGCAGCACGCCTTCGACTTCTTCGGCTCCCCGCGCGGGCACTACACCGCCCAGGCCATCGAGCGGTTCCTGTCCTGGGTGCAGGCCCGCCGGCAGGAGGATTCCTAG
- a CDS encoding 1-acyl-sn-glycerol-3-phosphate acyltransferase, which produces MGVLKPFLKIYHRSEVHGLENFPAGGALVVSNHSGGMLAMDVPVFAAGFYDHFGYERPVYTLTFDLVFTGPTAGFFRKTGFIKANHDNADEALRSGGVVVVFPGGDYDVYRPSTARHKIDFGGRTGYVRAALNAGVPIVPTVGIGGQESQLFLSRGTGLAKALRLDKMFRAKILPLSFGVPFGLSAVVPLNVPLPTKIVQQVLEPIDIVAEFGEDPDIDEVDAHVRRVMQRALDELAAQRRLPVIG; this is translated from the coding sequence ATGGGTGTGCTGAAACCGTTCCTCAAGATCTACCACCGTTCGGAGGTCCACGGCCTGGAGAACTTCCCGGCCGGCGGCGCCCTGGTGGTCTCCAACCATTCCGGCGGGATGCTCGCCATGGACGTCCCGGTGTTCGCGGCGGGTTTCTACGACCACTTCGGCTACGAGCGGCCGGTCTACACGCTGACCTTCGACCTGGTGTTCACCGGTCCGACCGCGGGGTTCTTCCGCAAGACCGGCTTCATCAAGGCCAACCACGACAACGCCGACGAGGCACTGCGCTCCGGCGGTGTCGTGGTGGTCTTCCCCGGCGGGGATTATGACGTCTACCGGCCGAGCACGGCCCGCCACAAGATCGACTTCGGCGGCCGCACCGGTTATGTCCGGGCGGCGCTGAACGCCGGGGTGCCCATCGTCCCGACCGTGGGGATCGGCGGGCAGGAGAGCCAGCTGTTCCTGTCCCGCGGCACCGGACTGGCCAAGGCGCTGCGGCTGGACAAGATGTTCCGGGCCAAGATCCTGCCGCTGTCGTTCGGCGTCCCGTTCGGCCTGTCGGCCGTGGTGCCGCTGAACGTGCCGCTGCCCACCAAGATCGTGCAGCAGGTACTGGAACCCATCGACATCGTCGCCGAGTTCGGCGAGGACCCCGACATCGACGAGGTCGACGCGCACGTGCGCCGCGTTATGCAGCGCGCGCTGGACGAGTTGGCCGCGCAGCGCCGTCTCCCGGTGATCGGCTGA
- a CDS encoding alpha/beta hydrolase — MTAGSQARNPEPTLWSRAEALLRTGPADALLAATAAGAQLPVIGKHLEQLGGYTAISMWAGRHAPEIIGSATKSWFTPGMGKVRQAERDQTHAVAAAALRGIVAEQDLDVAWPAPDRTPPLLRACEHRRHLHRSSVRYGEEPTQLLDVWRHRDLPVQPAPVMIFVPGGAWVHGGRALQGYALMSHLAELGWVCLSVEYRVAPGHRWPQHIADVKAAIAWARANVDRFGGDRDFVTIAGCSAGGHLAALAGLTAGDREYQQHLPEGSDTSVDAVVGVYGRYCWEDRSTPERDRFVDFLERVVVNGRMDRDPEVFRKASPIARVHAAAPPFLVLHGSGDTIIPVAQARDFVARLRDVSRAPVGYLELPGAGHGFDMTDGARTGAAATAIGLFLNQIHHDRAVSRAKQAI, encoded by the coding sequence ATGACGGCAGGATCGCAGGCCCGGAATCCCGAACCGACGCTGTGGTCGCGGGCGGAGGCGTTGCTGCGCACCGGCCCGGCGGACGCCCTGCTGGCGGCCACCGCCGCGGGCGCGCAACTCCCCGTGATCGGCAAGCACCTCGAACAACTCGGCGGTTACACGGCCATCAGCATGTGGGCCGGCCGGCACGCGCCGGAGATCATCGGTTCGGCCACCAAGTCCTGGTTCACCCCCGGGATGGGCAAGGTGCGCCAGGCCGAGCGCGACCAGACGCACGCGGTGGCCGCCGCGGCGCTGCGCGGCATCGTGGCCGAACAGGACCTCGACGTGGCCTGGCCCGCCCCGGATCGGACGCCGCCGTTGCTGCGGGCCTGTGAGCACCGCCGGCACCTGCACCGGTCCTCGGTGCGCTACGGCGAGGAGCCGACCCAGCTGCTCGACGTGTGGCGGCATCGCGACCTGCCGGTGCAACCGGCGCCCGTGATGATCTTCGTGCCCGGCGGCGCGTGGGTGCACGGCGGCCGCGCCCTGCAGGGCTACGCGCTGATGTCGCACCTGGCCGAACTCGGCTGGGTCTGCCTGTCGGTGGAGTACCGGGTGGCCCCCGGGCACCGCTGGCCGCAGCACATCGCCGACGTCAAGGCCGCGATCGCCTGGGCGCGGGCCAACGTGGACCGCTTCGGCGGCGACCGCGACTTCGTCACCATCGCCGGGTGTTCGGCGGGCGGGCATCTGGCCGCGCTGGCCGGGCTCACCGCCGGTGACCGCGAGTACCAGCAGCATCTGCCGGAGGGCTCGGACACCTCCGTGGACGCCGTGGTCGGCGTCTACGGCCGCTACTGCTGGGAGGACCGCTCCACCCCGGAGCGCGACCGCTTCGTCGACTTCCTCGAACGCGTCGTGGTCAACGGCAGGATGGACCGCGACCCCGAGGTGTTCCGCAAGGCCTCCCCGATCGCGCGGGTGCACGCCGCCGCGCCGCCGTTCCTGGTGCTGCACGGCAGCGGCGACACGATCATCCCGGTGGCCCAGGCCCGCGACTTCGTCGCCCGGCTGCGCGACGTGTCGCGCGCACCGGTCGGCTACCTCGAATTGCCCGGCGCCGGACACGGTTTCGACATGACCGACGGCGCCCGGACAGGGGCGGCCGCGACGGCAATCGGACTGTTCCTCAACCAGATTCACCACGACCGGGCCGTGTCGCGAGCCAAACAGGCCATCTGA
- a CDS encoding acyl-CoA dehydrogenase family protein yields MSSFDALCANEPELAALRASIRDFLAADRAEFGWEPGVDTWLSQWDEAFSARLGDAGYLGLTIPVEYGGRGLGHLHRYVVTEELLVAGAPVAAHWIADRQVAPGLMTYGNEEQRRRILPRIAAGRFFSAIGMSEPQSGSDLAAAATRATRTDGGWVLGGRKVWTSGAHLAHQVVVLARTSPADPDRRHAGFSQFLVPTDADGVQIDPIVSMDGEHHFNETIFTDVFIADADVLGEIGNGWHQVTAELSFERSGPERVLSTVTVILAAIRALARADAAPEAAIGDLAARLVSLRQLSVSVARALTAGESAANQAALVKDLGTRFEQDSVALVTDLLDHLDPDSAEYARLQRMLDVARVHSPMVTLRGGTNEVLRGVVARGMGLR; encoded by the coding sequence ATGAGCAGCTTCGACGCGCTGTGCGCCAACGAACCCGAACTGGCCGCGCTGCGCGCCTCGATCCGCGACTTCCTGGCCGCCGACCGCGCCGAGTTCGGTTGGGAGCCCGGGGTGGACACCTGGCTGTCGCAGTGGGACGAGGCCTTCAGCGCCCGCCTCGGCGACGCCGGCTACCTGGGCCTGACCATCCCCGTCGAGTACGGCGGGCGCGGCCTGGGACATCTGCACCGCTACGTCGTCACCGAGGAACTGCTGGTCGCCGGGGCGCCGGTGGCCGCGCACTGGATCGCCGACCGTCAGGTGGCGCCCGGGCTGATGACGTACGGCAACGAGGAACAGCGCCGCCGCATCCTGCCGCGCATCGCCGCCGGCCGGTTCTTCTCCGCGATCGGGATGAGCGAACCGCAGTCGGGTTCGGACCTGGCGGCCGCGGCCACCCGGGCCACCCGGACCGACGGCGGCTGGGTGCTGGGCGGCCGCAAAGTGTGGACCAGCGGGGCCCACCTGGCGCATCAGGTGGTGGTGCTGGCGCGCACCAGTCCGGCCGACCCCGACCGGCGGCACGCCGGCTTCAGCCAGTTCCTGGTACCCACCGATGCCGACGGGGTGCAGATCGACCCGATCGTGTCGATGGACGGCGAGCACCACTTCAACGAGACCATCTTCACCGACGTGTTCATCGCCGACGCCGACGTGCTCGGCGAGATCGGCAACGGCTGGCATCAGGTGACCGCCGAATTGTCCTTCGAGCGCAGCGGTCCCGAGCGCGTGCTGTCGACGGTGACGGTGATCCTGGCCGCGATCCGCGCGCTGGCCCGCGCCGATGCGGCCCCCGAGGCCGCCATCGGCGATCTGGCGGCGCGGCTGGTGTCGCTGCGGCAACTTTCGGTGTCGGTGGCCCGCGCGCTGACCGCAGGCGAATCCGCGGCCAATCAGGCTGCGCTGGTCAAGGACCTCGGCACTCGCTTCGAGCAGGATTCGGTGGCGTTGGTGACCGACCTGCTCGACCACCTCGACCCCGACAGCGCCGAGTATGCGCGGCTGCAGCGCATGCTGGATGTCGCCCGGGTGCATTCGCCGATGGTGACGCTGCGGGGCGGGACCAATGAGGTGCTGCGCGGGGTCGTCGCGCGCGGAATGGGGTTGCGATGA